DNA from Quercus lobata isolate SW786 chromosome 1, ValleyOak3.0 Primary Assembly, whole genome shotgun sequence:
AGTGCTACCACTTTCACTGAGTTTGGACTGTGGGACTGAGAGTACTACTGCAACAAGTACACATGGCCATAACCTCCTCTTCACTATTCCCACTCCTTTTCTTTGCTAGACTCTCAGGACTTGTAGTGGCATTGCTAGTCCTCTTCTGGGCCCTTGCTTTCAAGTCCAGCTTCCTCCTTCACTCCTCCCAAGAAGACCTCATCTATGCAGTATGTTACACTATCTCTCTCTGCATGTCATTTACACAAAGCACCAAAGTATGGTTTTTTATCTTTGAAGTGCTTCAGAggattggtttttattttcctttcttttatgaCAGGTTCTTCATCCTTTACTAATGGTGATTGGTTTTATTCTCATCAGTGGCGAAGGTAGCTAGTGAAAGaacttagaaattattatatactaaaCAATGTACATGTAAACTTGTTAGACCATTAACAGTAAATTTGCACAATGGGGCTCATGTTgtgcttcttttgtttttgtgtgtgttttttagcAATTCTGGTGCATAGATGGTTGCCTGGTTCAAAGAGCTTCAAGAAATCCGTGCATCTGTGTCTACAAGGAGTGGCTTTGGCTTCTGGGTTTTTTGGGATTTGGACGAAGTTTCGTGGGAATGATGGAATTGTGGCTAACTTCTATAGTCTGCATtcttggatgggtttgatatgTGTCTTCCTATTTGGAGCTCAGGTTTTGTTTCTTCAATTCCCCAAGTTTTACTGATGCACGTTTCTTATTTTACTTCAATTGTTTCAAAATCATAATGTTGTGTGTGTTTCCTAAGAAACTGAATAATATAAGTAATGCTTCACAGCTCAGGTGTTGATGCCATTTTGATCCTCTTCAATTTTCACACTATTACCAAACCCTTCtagtttcaattaaaaattaacacaACTACATTACTTTTTTGATCCCCCATTTCTTTGATGGCATGTCTGTTTCAATTAAATAGCAACAAGACTACACTACTGTTTTcaactttcatttcttttgaGAGTAAGTTCCTTATCTTTACTAAAATGATGACAAAATTCTGTCTATGTCAATTGCATGATCAAGGAAAGATGCTTTTGGATGTTTTCATAATAACTAGCTAGGAAGCATGTAGGCCATCAATCATTATCAATTTGTCAAGGTAAAATATGGAATCCGATGCAATGACTAATATGACATTCATATACAATTTCCATAGTAATTTACggataataaaattcaaaacagaAATTAGTGGCCCgaaaattaaacaataagaTGGAAAATTAGAAGGATTTTTCTTGGATAGCAAAATAGCATATATCCTAGtagaaaacaatctctaaattAACATCAACCTCTTCTCCTAAACTAAGGAAAGCAGAAGGGGCTATTGTTATTGTTAGAATTGTTATTGATTTGTCTACATCTTTATCGTTACCATTGAGATCTCTATTGTAGGTACGTATAGTCTATAGAGACGAATTCTAGGCTATTCATAGACTAGGAACCTAGACAATATGTTATATTTGTAACAATTGCTTGAGTACTTTTCTACTTGTTGGGTACCTATTTTTGAGATATTTTATTTAGGGTAAGGAACAATGCCTTAGGTTCCCCAATTATTAAACTCAACCTATAGTTGAATTGATGAATGAACTAAATGGCTGACTTTAATAGTCCGTGTAAAAAATGACACTTTTTTTGTTGCATTAATCAATATAATATTTGGTTGAATTCAATTGGAAAACATAAGGTACAAGAATTATATGAGTTTTGTCTTTTATATATTCTAATGAAAAGCGtgtattttcaaataatatgaTGTGAGTTTCAAATTCTCTTATAGGAGTATTAATTTAAATGCAGTGGTTGATGGGTTTCCTGAGCTTTTGGCATAGAGGAGAGGCGCGCACAGTAAGGCTAAGGGTCTTGCCTTGGCACATTTTCCTTGGTCTCTACACATATGGTTTGGCTGTGGCCACAGCAGAAACTGGACTTCTAGAGAAGTTGACATTCCTACAAACCAAAAGAAATGTATCCACACACTCTCCAGAGTCCATGGTTGTCAATAGTCTAGGAGTGGGTTTGGCCCTTCTTAGTGGCATTGTAATATTGGCCGCGGTTTCACCAAAGCACAAAACCCTTCAAAATAAACTCATGTTCTCAGATGCTAAGTGCTTgtcattttaacaaaattgttttgagtcttttgacttgGCTTTATAGTGATATCCTTATTGGATATGTTTGTAAATGTTACTTATTGTTTGTTTTATAGTAGGGGAAAAAATAGAGTAGGGGAAAAAAGGGGGAAATCTTCTTGTGAATTTTGAGCTGTGTAATTGCCTTGATTTTCATGGATTCACTTTGAATATGTAGTGTTTGTGGTTTCTCAAAATGCAAAGAAATATTTTCCAGGAAAATAGATATACTATTTCTTGTgactttcattcattttatccCTTGATTTTTCAgacaaaattttcccaaaaccGTTCATGTATTTGTTTGTTCATAcctttctttcttcattctcCTCACCCAATTGCATGAgtactttataatttatatatgataagCAATCTGTTCATTCTTCACATCTGAGAAGTAGTCTTCTTTTTTCCTCACACCTGAGAAATACTAAAATAGTCTTCTTTATGCGTCCTCTTGGGGTTGGAAGCTACCAAGATTTGAAGAGCAATATATTACACATGCCATCAAAACTATGCTCAGTTATAGTTTGAGATGTTATGGTTTAAGAAGTCTCAAATTTGTTTCTTAGATTTGGTATTCTATTTGGTATTTTATAGTGCCCATTTGCAAGATACATACACTTTTTTCTTAATCCTTCATAAATCGTTTCCTCAACTTTCCTCATTCACCTCAAAATTGCATGTTGTCTTGCAGATGCTCAACAAAACAAGTTCGAGGGTTCTAGTAAAATTACGAACACTTAAACATAACTGAGCATGATTTTGATGGTATGCCTTTTTTAGTTTTATGGAAACTATAAGGCTAAAAGCTAATGGAGTAACAATTagctaataataaaattttcaataataagtaaaaacattaaatttaacaaaatttagaaacaatAATAGATAATTTAACTATATTATCAATCGAAGAAAAATGTGATAGACTCAAAAGGCCATGATTATTGAGGTTTGgagttgagaaagagagagtagaTGATGGTATATGTTGTGTTGTGAGAGAGAcgagagaaaattttgattttgattttgattttgcacAAGGGGTTTTAGGTTGTAATTGGTGGggctttgaaaattttgattttgattttgcaaAAGGGGTTTTAGGTTGTTAATGGCGGGGCTTTGAAATTTCAGGGGCAACCTTATCTTTTCAGGAGCAAATAGTATGTTTTGTTGGTGTGTTTTTTTAGAtaggtgtcaattttttattgacCTTAGAAACACCAACTAAATGCTGAGTTGGTATTCTTGAAACATGATATACTTTCTCGTAACAAAGGGTATACGGTCTATTTttagcccccaaaaaaaaatggtacatTATCTTTTGAGATGTTCAATTTCTtccaaatatttatttaatttattccttcttctttttttctcaatacTTGGTAGGTTATATAAATATACTAAGACTAGACAATTAAAAAGTGATGATGAACGGTTATCATTGtccaataataaaattttaaattttatcaatatgAAAATATAGGAGAAATTAGATTTAACCCACCCGTGGTTAGGCCGGTTTTAATAGTGTATACATGTGGTTTATTTGTTGATGTCacaaatttaattcaaaaatacTATATGTCATGAATCTTAGTGCAATAGATTGAAAatacttaacaaaaataatttgggtcAAATTATCGCAATGATATCTTTGTTGCAATAGATTATTATTTCATGTTTGTGTTACaattaattgtaaaattattgataaCAGGTTATTGCAATAATATCTTTGTTGCAACTTCATAATTGTCATTGCAATAGtgtaaaataattataaacatGGCTATAGGGTGTGAACATATGAATATGGTCACATTTAGTAGAGAGGCCGGGATCATAGGTTTGGAGGTGGTCCCTAATCCTTTGTGTACGAGTTTCTTGTTGGGGGGCGTTTAGTAATTATCTGTCGAGCAAAATTGGGTGATATAGGAGTGATTATGGACTCAGGGACACCGTGACTAGTTTGTCAAAAGTAGCTTAGGAAGCATTCCGTGATGCTTTTAATGTGCAATTTGTCATCCATTGAGCACCTGAGTGTTAATCTTTGAGATATACTAGAATCAATATGGTTTGAAATAGTTTACTTTCAATAGTGTCTTTCTATTTCTGGGGTAAGACAATCTTGGAAATTCCACCAAGAAACTCTTTAGTTCTTGTAGACCAATTGGGAATAGcttgttttgcttttgctcCATCACCTTCCTAACTTTCTATTGTTGGGAATATCCAGTAAGAGCATATCAAGATTATATTTGATGCGATTGTTGGAATTGTGGGATTTGGTCCCAAGTTTTTCTTAAAAGTGAAAGAcgtatttttttgttaaaagaatTAAGTGAGACAACATATGAATTATGTTATTAAGGCATTTGTATATTGTATTACATGGATATTGCTTTCATTTTCAcctaatgcaaaaaaaaaaaaaaaaaaaaaaaaaaaaatcattgcaattACATTAGAGTTATTGCAATTATTGATGCAAGTTATAGCAATAAAATCTAAGATAATAGGtttttgcaacaaaaaattatgttgtaataaacttcaaatattttaataataattttgatgcaagaatatatatattgttgcaataaaaaattgattgcttcaaatattttataataatatactATTACTTCATGAATGTTATTTTAATAGATTGAAATAATTGACATAAATAatagatataaaattatttcaaatatatCTTCGTTTTATagataattatttcatttttttctttgcaatagattgtaaaataattgatataagTTTATGGCAATGATAACTTCATTGTAATAAGTTATCAATTCAAAAGTTTTGTTgtaataaattgcaaaaataattggtatcaagttattgtaacaatatatttattttaaattattgcaaaaattttcccTAATACATTAAGGTATTAAAACTCTATTCCACCTCCAAAATTATATGTTATTGCAACTGGTATCACTACATCCACTTCCACCGCCAATTATAAGTTATTGAAATTTTTCCACTTCCACCGCCAATTGAaagttattgaaattttttctatTGCAACTTGAGAGAGCTTGTGATCTTTGTATTAGTTCTAGCTGGTATCAATGCCAATCATGTGAACAACCAAAATGTCTAATGCCAAAACTTATTACTagttaattagtttttttttttttttttaagcagcTTAACTTTGTTCATATTTTGACATGTCTAGGGAAAGGAAATCAAAATCTCAATAATTGATACCAGACTTAagtattgattttttgtttttctactCAAGGAAAGCAAGATTAAAGAAGGGATTTATTTGGATAATATAAGGCTAAATGACACGAAAGACTTATATTCTagtattaattgatttttttatgttaaatatatatatatatatatatatatatatttaatgttatTGGTATCTACTATTATTGCagcaaaattcaaaaaccttaCATTTAATTATCGTGATGAGTATTCATTCAACGACGTAAATGGCCATGGTACTGGGTGTGCCTTAGTGGCAGCTAGGaccaaaagtgaaaaaattttgttcaaCACTTTTCCTGAAATCATTGTAGGTTCAACTCCGTCAGCAAGAATCTATCCATATAAAAGCTATAGAGATGAGAGAAACCATGATATTTTAAGGATTTTATTGCTGCAATTGAGCAAAGAGTTGACGTGATTTCTATATCAATTGCAATTCAATGATATTGTGGTTGGATCATTTTTGGCTATGAAGTCTAATATACTAACCGTAGCTGCTGCTGCTAAGAATTATGGTCCTTCGAAGGCACTACTAAAAACACGAGTTATAGCCATGTTTTTAAAACACGGCTTTGCTCCTAACCGTAACATATGAATTATGTTATTAAGGCATTTGTATATTGTAATTTCATGGGTATTGCTTCCATTTTCACCtaatgcccaaaaaaaaaaaaaaaatcaatacaataacatttaagttattgcaattGTTGATGCAAGTTAtagcaataaaaaattatgttgaataaactctaaatattttaataacaattttgaTGCAATATATTGCTTCCATTTTCACCtaatgcaaacaaaaaaaaaaaaaaatcattgcaataacatttaagttattgcaattGTTGATGCATgttatagaaataaaaaattatgttgtaataaactctaaatattttaataaaaactttgatgcaataatataaatatatatatatatatatatatattgttgcaataaaaaaaattgactgcTTCAAATATCTTATAATAATAGATTATTACTTCATGAATGTTATTGTAATAGATTGAAATAATTGACATAAATAattcatatcaaattattgcaaCTATATCTTCGTTTTTATAGataattattcatttttgtcgttgcaatagattgtaaGATAATTGATATCGGTTTATTGCAACGATAACTTTGTTGCAATAAGttatcaattcaaaatttttgttttaataaattgcaaaaataattggtatcaagttattgcaacaattttccCTAATACAATAAGGTATTAAAACTCTATTCCACCTCCAAAATTACATGTTATTGCAACTGGTATCACTACATCCACTTCCACCACCAATTATaagttattgaaatttttttctattgcaAATTGAGAGAGCTTGTGATCCTTCTATTAGTTCTAGCTGGTATCAATGCCAATCATGTGAACAACCAAAATTATGTCTAATGCCAAAacttactcctttttttttttttttaagaagctTAACTTTGTTCATATTTTGACATGTCTAGGAAAAGGAAATCAAAATCTCAATAATTGATACCAGACTTAAGtattgattttctatttttctactCAAGGAAAGCGAGGTTAAAGAAGGGATTTATTGGGATGATATAAGGCTAAAAGACACGAAAGACTTATATTCTagtattaattgattttttatgttaaataaatatatatatatatatatatatatatatatagtgttaaTGGTATCTACTATTATTGTggcaaaattcaaaaacctaacATTTATCGTGAAGAGTATTCATTCAACAACGTAAATGGCTATGGTATTGGGTGTGTCTCAGTGGCAGGTAGAACCAAAAGTGAAACAATTTTGTTCAACACTTTTCTTGAAACCATTGTAGGTATAGCTCCATTAGCAAGAATCTATCCATATAAAAGCTATAGAGATGAGAGAAACCATGATATTTTTAAGGGTTTTATTACGGCAATTGAGCAAAAAGTTGAAGTGAATTCTATATCAGTTGcatttaattttacaaaatcatataataatttCAATGATATTGTGGTTGGATCATTTTTGGCTATGAAGTCTAATATACTAACTGTAGCTATAGTTGGAATTTTGGTCCTTCGGAGGCATTACTAAAAACATGGCTATCGGTCCATTTCgtctatagccgtgttttttaTAGCCATGTATTAAAGCGTGGTCTAAAAATCATGACAATAGATCAACAggtctatagctgcgttttttcaAACACAGCTATAGATCTTAATTTAGCCACGCTTGTTAAACGCGGCTATAaccctttttttcccctaattttTCCATAGCCGTGTTTTATAAATGTagctatagtgtttttttttttcttattttcttttttctttttgggcaaATCACAAATTCTTGTCTACAATATTCATCTTGTTAACATATTAACTTGTCTACAATATTCATGTTTATATATTCCTGTCTACAATATtcatcctatatatatatttatacacacacattcaAATTAACATAGCAATATTCCTATCTACAATATTCATTCATGATTAGccccaaaaaaacacaaaatcacacAAAAACCACAAAGAAGTGTATATAAAGGACGAGAAGCCCATAGCCAAGGCATCACAAGAACACTATGTAGAGCAAGCAGTTTAATTACCTCAGTTGAATGTTCTTCATCCCAATTTTCAATTAAACTCTCCAATATATAAGGAGCATCATGCATTTCTTGATGGACCTATAGTCGTGTTTCAAAAGCGTGGCTATAGGTagtctatttaaaaaaaaaaaaaaaaatccaaataaacctatagccgcatttCTACTTAGAAATGCGGCTATAGACTTAActtatagccacgttttaaaaaTGCGGGTAGGTCTGTAGTTTAAGTTGTGTTTCTTTAAAACACAACTATAGGTTAGCTATAGCCGCTTTTTTTGTAAACAGGGCTATAGCCCACGTTTTTTGTAGTGAggcaatagtaaaaaaatactgCACCATGGATATTAATAGTTGGTGCCTCTTTATCAAAGagacatttaatttaatttacaGAGATTCTTATTAATTTATAGTACATCTTcctttttaaaatgataataatcTTTCATTATGTTTTCCATCGAGCCTGACATATGTGCACCCGGAGTTGAGGTTTGTGTACTTAACTGTGGGAGGGTAAAATACTAATAGGCCCATGTCGATGTCTACATTGGGCCAGGGGCCCAATCCAAGGAAAatccctcctcggccatgggagAATCCTCTTCGGCTGAGATATAGCCTAGGGTAAAAGAGGCAACATACCACTAGTAGCAACATTCCATATCGTTCCACAGGTCAGGAAAAGCACTAAAGCAGAAAAAGACAACGGAGAAAATGGAATAGTCTAAGGGAAAGGCTGCCACTATTGCATTTAGTGCCTTGTGCCTAACAGagccatacttctctgtccttacaaccactcccaacaactgaaaggagaggctgatgggacaagtacctaccctagaGACCCCATTCAGGAGGAAGAAAACGACTATAAAGAGGGAATAAAGAGAAACAGAAAGGGGGAGGCTCCCCCCAACATACTGGGGATACCAGGAAAAGGTCATCGGATCATGCCGAGGACCAATTTTCTTTGGTAAACTCGGCCCATGAGGAACACCGCGATGATtgttgtccatacactaaagcctagctctttggtccactctctataaattcattgtatcaggctcactggtctaaggtccCATGCATCTTGGGTTTGGCCTGAAAAACGTGTCTCCACATTAACATTCATCATGAATTAAATGATCAATATTATATCGTACATGGAACTTCTTTTACTTGCCCACTTGTAGCAGCAAAAGCAATACtaactaaaagaaaattaactaAATTCCTACATGATGTGTGGtgcaacttattattagttttctccaatatttcaataagtttacaaagaacctTATAACTTAATTAGTTGGCACCTTAATTTCCAATAGAGACATTCATGATTCATATCTCCCaactatcaatatatatattaaaaaaaaaaattgtaatctttatttattttatagacaaaatagaaatcacactatatatattcacaaattgaaaattgcatgatatagtgGTTAATATAGATAAGCATATTTCATGCCTgctaaaaaaatgcatatatctttcaattattgtttctcacataaatcgtagaaaaattatattaaaatttcattatgttataacaaaataaatgtacttattttattacatacacacacacacacacacacacacacatatatatattacatgtgACTGAAAGGAGTTAGGAAATTTAAAGGACTAAGATTTATTTTAGtaaattcacaaatatttaatttttacggCTTTTGTGTCAATTGTTGTCAAAGCAACTAAACATGAGTAAGAATgttatattctaaatttattattattattccaactaaaaattatctcttatatagggtttataaaaataatcatataaatttatttgatataaataattaatgcacaactaTTGATAATTAATATAAGCATTTTCTCTATTGGCTAATTTAATGAACTAATACTttgatataaatgcaaactttgttGATTTAGAACCCTAAATAAAGAGAACTTCGAAAAATGTGTCACATAGCACAATCCTATACTCTTTAACATGAGGTGTCtgcttatatatttatttatactatTGTGGGCTTAATTCATgtattacattttattttattcttttaagcatgacTTAAGCCCATGTGACTTATGGTGGAAATTGAGaaagtgtggtttggagggtatgggTCGGTTCCTTTCGTaccttttgcatgagcccaACTCATGCgtgctaccaagtgggcaaGGGACACTAGTAGCACCTTAAACTCATGGAGGAGGTCTTGTATCCAAAATATACACCCCAAAATAGCTTTTATGCTTTGAGTGACTGTGACCCAACTTTTCTACTATACCATTTTTTGCCTAAAACACATAGCTAACCTTAAGTGGCTGGCTTGGTCTACTGCAACTACCAAATGCAATCTCCAATGACCTGCTATGTCTAGAAAACATCAACCCATGAATTTAGGctactttattttccaaattatGCAAAAAGTAAGGCATCCCTCTTACCTAATTAAATCAAATCTGACCATAACTTCTTTGATCCATACCTTAGGGTTCAAAACCTCTTCTATTGACCAAAAATAGTCACTTAAAGCACCCTAAGTTCAATACAAAAGGCCCCTATTAGATTCAAAATCAACTAACCACGTTCTACCCACAGACTTGAAACTTCAGAGTAAAAGCCCATTCAGCCAGTCAACAATATCACAATTCCAAAGTTTGGGagtggaaatatgggtataggagaaccttccctctcttcctcataacctctctcaatttcctcttctcagTGATTGTGGGTCGAAGTTTCAGACCTGTTGATCCACGTTTTCCCCATAGAGCTGAAACTTGAGGCAAAAACCCACTGAGTCAGgaaacattctcacaattctgaACCTTAGgagtggaaatatgggtacaggaaaaccttccctctcttcctcacaacttctctcaatttcctcttctcgaTGACTGCGAGTCGAAATTTCAaacatattatatttttgtactttttctgcacttttattattagcattttgattctcttTTGTCAAAGCACTattagccttttgttcattatacatttggaattttggacttTATTCTCTATaataaacacttctaaagaaccTAATGGGAGATTTGGgctaatatcacatttttggCCTTTGTTGGAAAAACGTCCCCAACAACTATATATAAGAGGTTTCCCCTCtttcaattagatttttatgtggttcaaaaataccctcattgTTGAAGGGcaacttcatttagaaatggagttataaatgtaaaataacaaatttcattttgaagtaaaaaagaGAACTCTTaaggtacgtttggtacactgaatataaattatattaaaaatagtaatctttattGCTGGGAATAGAAAACATTATAATGAaataactattactattcataagtttggttgttacatatggaaagtttgtaaatgatgatgtataaggaaactttatatttttggaaatatattaattttaaaacctattatatgTTCAAAGAAATAGCtattacatccattttaaagaggaatttctatcattcaatttaaagaataattatttcaaTGTAATAACTAATTCATGTAATAAAGATGCAATCAAATGACCAAATTGCTATTAcacatgaataactattccattAAAGGAGTTATTACAGcataccaaacgtacccttaaaatttaggatttttttccctttacattcgaaaaagaaatttatttctaaagtttattctttttatttgtttgacaaataaaaatatatatatttctaaattataatatatgtaaattattaatctttaccaaaaaaaaaaaaaaaaaaaaagaacctttgATCACGCGTGTAAGCATGCATTCAAAGGCTAGTGTGTgtgtaaataatatatatatatatatatatatatataagctactgataatagttctttattaacagatcaagacaccaatcgatttttgatATACGCGAGATTCAAcctcaaatttattattcaaccatgagcggtttttttttttttttttttttcactaaattgacacatttaaGGACCAAATTCACACATAATATAAAAGGTAAGGACAAAATACCTAAtttaccataaataaataaataaataaaataatagggTTAGAAAGCGTTAAAAAAGGTTTTATTAGTCTTAACTAGCAATGAAATTATAGAATGGCAATTCCaactccaaatccaaatcaaaaagCAATGGTGGCATCAGTGAGGGCAATCGGATTGGCGGTCTCGACTTTTATTAACAAATCGagacaccaattaatttttaatatacgCAAGATTCaacttcaaatttattattcaaccatgagcggttttttttttttttttttttttttggcacattTAAGGACCAAATTCACACGTAATATAAAAGTTAAGGACAAAATGCctaatttaccaaaaataaataaataaaataaaagggtcAAAAAGCgttaaaaaaaggttttattagTCTTAACTGGCAGTGAAATTATAGAATGGCAGTTCCaactccaaatccaaatccaaatccaaatcggAAAGCAATGGTGGCAACGGTGAGGGCAATCGGACTGGCGGTCTCGGCTTTGGTTCTGACATGGGCTTTGCATTTCAGGGGCGGCttgtctctctcttctctcaacaacaacaaagatcTCATCTTCAACGTACACACAAACTCTCTTTCtatcttcatttcattttttgaattaaagaTCTCATCTTTTTCCCCTTGAATTTACCtatatttatgtttgtttattaGGTTCATCCTGTACTAATGGTGATTGGCCTCATTCTCTTCAATGGTGAAGGTActtatctcttctctctatACTCTATCAGCTTCAATTAAgcaattagttttttatgttaatTACTGCACCAACAATCACTGCTTAGCAGAAACCGGGTTGGTCAATTTTGATTCTGAAACCATATCTGAACTAAACTTGCATATATAACTTGGGAATCTGTTATGCCAAAATGGGTTTTCTTCTAAACAAATCCCCAttaatttttcacaaatataaagatgtatGTGGTGCCCTGtaatttaaaatcttatttcaTCATGTTATTTAGAATCCCATTGCACCCAATAAGAAATGACATCGGATTTTAAATGATGGGGCACCATTTACTATTCTATATTTGTAAAAAACTAGTCTTCATAACGAAATGGTTCCTCCTTGATTTAGACACCAATGCATGAGAGGGTTACCATTATGAAATTTCAGCTTATGTTTAGAAAGTTCATGGTTGGTGCATCATAATCATCATGATTTTTGACAACAATAACCACCAAGCCATGGTCCCAAAATTTTGCGGTTGGATATAGAATTATAGATCCTCAATAGCAATGCATAATAGAGTGACTAAATTTTCTGTTGACCATCAACCTACCACAGCCCTCCTTTTTCTGGACTTGGAACTAGCTGTGAACAAAATATATGATACTATGCATAGACAAATGCGGAGTTAATCACAatcattattgttattgttattactaTTACACTGCAATTTCAAGAATATTTTTGGCGCAGTATTCAAAAGCTATTTTGTGTATCTTGTGTGCGTGCTCCTTATACTAATCATGTTTCATTCTCTTATCAGCTTGAA
Protein-coding regions in this window:
- the LOC115971329 gene encoding probable transmembrane ascorbate ferrireductase 4: MAITSSSLFPLLFFARLSGLVVALLVLFWALAFKSSFLLHSSQEDLIYAVLHPLLMVIGFILISGEAILVHRWLPGSKSFKKSVHLCLQGVALASGFFGIWTKFRGNDGIVANFYSLHSWMGLICVFLFGAQWLMGFLSFWHRGEARTVRLRVLPWHIFLGLYTYGLAVATAETGLLEKLTFLQTKRNVSTHSPESMVVNSLGVGLALLSGIVILAAVSPKHKTLQNKLMFSDAKCLSF